GAATAGCCGAGGATCACCCGGCTATTCCAATACAAATCAGGACTGAGCGGCAGGAACGACCACAGGGGCTTCGGCTTCCACAGTCGCCCATTCGGGAAGAACTATTTTAGCGCCTTTTCTGAGGTCTTCAATATAAGTCATAGTTCCTTCTTCATAGGCCTTTTGATTCAGCTGCTCTTTAATCATGTCTTTCACATCATCAAAGGGTGTGGGGATTTCTTCATTTTTACCGGTCACCAGGATCAGGTGGTAGCCGAACTGGGAGAGTACTGGTTCTCCAACTATACCGATTTCCTGATTAAAAGCTGCTTCTTCAAAAACGGGCACTGTCTGTCCACGGGTAATCACACCCAGGTCTCCCCGGTTGGCTTTAGTGGGCCCCTCAGAGTAAGCTGCGGCGGCATCACCAAAGTCCATTCCGGCTTTGATCTTTTCATGGATGCCGCTGATCTTAACCAGTGCCTCAGACTCGGTCTGATCATCATTGATCATGATAAGAATATGGCTGCAATTCACCGATTCAGGAGTGATAAAGTAGGTATTCTGATTATCATCATAGAACTTACGGATCTCTTCATCTGAGACGGCCACGTTTTCGGACACTTCTTTATCAAAGAGGCTCTGAAGGACGGACTGCCATTCCAGTTCCTGAGTCAGGCTTTCTTCGGTAAATCCGTTGGTTTCGAGGCTT
This Oceanispirochaeta sp. DNA region includes the following protein-coding sequences:
- a CDS encoding peptidylprolyl isomerase → MKKMIPALLVLIMALASCGSGKLDEGVVARVNKTDIPQAEFDKEVEAFKKQYELQGQFLTDADLETMKPRLLDSLVVKQLLLEKAEDLKIEADTEGVQSKIESFKQQFPTVEEFASSLETNGFTEESLTQELEWQSVLQSLFDKEVSENVAVSDEEIRKFYDDNQNTYFITPESVNCSHILIMINDDQTESEALVKISGIHEKIKAGMDFGDAAAAYSEGPTKANRGDLGVITRGQTVPVFEEAAFNQEIGIVGEPVLSQFGYHLILVTGKNEEIPTPFDDVKDMIKEQLNQKAYEEGTMTYIEDLRKGAKIVLPEWATVEAEAPVVVPAAQS